Below is a window of Cytobacillus firmus DNA.
CAATACTGGATTTGAACAATACCATCCGAAAATCATGTATGTAACTGGCAAAGAAAAAAGTTTGATCATAGCTGGTTCAGCTAATTTTACAAAAAGAAATCTGGATGATTTAAACCTGGAGACAAATTTAAAAATCATTGCCCCAGCCCAATCCCAGGTTATAAGGGATGTTGACAGGTATTTTAATAAGCTTTGGAATAATAACGGTGCCATTTATACAAATAACTATTCATCCAATGAGAAAATGCCGGGGGTTAAATATATTACTTACAGACTGCAGAAGTTTACTCACTTTACAACATACTGACAAAAACATGAAACCTTTCTTATATAAATTCCGTTAATATAGGAGGGGTGAAATAATTGGAAAACATTTTAAATTTTCTTCCCATTTTTTGATAATTTCGTTACGATGAATGCAGGGGAGGAAAAGGAATGTATGAAATTGAAACAAGACCACAAAAGCCTTCCGCTAAAAAAATTATTTTTGCGGGGCTTTTGTTTGCTTTTACACTGATAACTTCGAGTGTCATCCTATTATTATATCCTTTTGCTTCAAAAGAGAAGGTATCTTACTTTAAAGGAGATCATCCGATTTTGTTTATGGGCAAACAAGCGGGAAATGCTTATATAGAAGGCAAAACGATCTACCTGCCGTTAACTTTTCTGCAGGAATTTGTTGACGAAGCTATTATTTTTGATGAACATTCACAATCTATCATTACTGCCACTACAAATAAAGTAGTGCAGCTGCCGTCTGAATCTTCGAGCTATTATGTGAATGAGAAACCTGTGAAATTGGACTTTTCTGTTGTTAAACAGATAGAAGGAAACAGGTATTTAGCGATTGAGCCCTTATTGGCTTTCTATCCAATAATTTATTCAATACTCTCTGATACAGGTGCAGTTTGGGTTAAAAAGAATGGAGAGACCTTTGCTGCCGGTAAAGTGCAGGAAAAAGATATTCGTGAAGAATTGCTCCGGCTGCGGACAAAAGCAAGCCTGGATTCTCCATATACGGCCACCGTATCTCCGAAAGAGAATGTATTTATAGAACAGGAAAAAGAAGACTACTATTTTATAAGAAAAGAAGACGGCAGAGCCGGCTATTTGAAAAAGAAATACATAAAAAAGGGAGAGAGAAAGGAGATAGCTATTTCTCTTGAAGAAGCAAAAAACACAGTGCCGAAAATGGAAGGTCCAATTCAGCTGACCTGGGAAGCTGTATATACAAAAAACCCGAATACTTCGAGCATCCCGAAGATGGCTGACGTGAATGTCATTTCACCAACATGGTTTGAGCTGGCGGACGGAAAAGGGGCTATCAAAAACCTGGGTTCGAAGGATTATGCAAAATGGGCCAAAAAACAGGGATACCAAATTTGGGGCTTGTTTTCAAATGCATTTGACCCTGAATTAACACATGAAGCTTTTGGTGTTTTTGAAACAAGGCAGAATATGATTCGCCAGCTTCTGCATTTCAGTCAATTATATGAATTAAACGGGATCAATCTTGACATTGAAAATGTTAATCCTGAAGACGGGCCTTTCATAACACAGTTTGTGAGGGAAGCCACTCCATATTTTCATGACGCAGGTTTAGTAGTGTCGATGGATATCACCTTCATTTCATCAAGCGGCAATTGGTCGGCTTTTTATGAAAGGGATAAGCTTGCCCGGATAGCAGATTACATGGTAGTCATGGCTTATGATGAGCATTGGGGCAGCTCTCAGGTTGCTGGAAGTGTTGCAAGCCTCCCGTGGGTGGAGAAAAACCTGAAACTTTTGCTAGAGGTTGTGCCCAATGAGAAATTAATATTGGGTGTGCCTTTATATACAAGATTATGGGAACAAAAATCAAATGGGGATGTTTCTTCCAAAGCCCTTTCTATGGGAAAAGTGAAAGAATGGCTCAGTCAAAATAAAATTACTCCGGTATACGATCCGGTAAGCGGGCAAAATTATGCGGAGCATTATTCAGAAAAAGATAAAGTCACATACAAAGTGTGGCTTGAAGATGAAATCTCACTGACAAAACGGGCTGAATTAGCAAAGAAATATCATTTGGCCGGTGTGGCAAGCTGGAGCAGGTACTTTGCTGATGAAACAGCCTGGTCTGCCTTAACTTTAACTAATAAGGAAGCAGCTAAAAAATGAAAGAAAGGCCGGAGAACATCCCGGCCTTATTTTTCTGCCTCGGCTTTAATGTGGCTAAAGGATTTTACGGAGAATAGACCTTTATCAGTTAATTTGAGTTCAGGGATAACTGGAAGCGCTAAAAATGAGAGCGTCAAAAACGGGTTGAATTCCATACTGCATCCGATTGTCATAAGTGCATGATTCAATTGGGATAAACGTGCATGGATAAATGAAGAATCCCGATCAGTCATGAGTCCTGCAATAGGCAGGGGCAGTTCGGCAAGAATTTTCCCATCCTGGACAACAGCAAGGCCGCCACTCATTGCTTCGGTATGCTTAATGGCAGCCAGCAAATCTTCATCAGAAGTGCCTGCTGCGACAATGTTATGGGAATCGTGGGCAACTGTTGAAGCAATCCCGCCTCTTGTAATCCCTAATCCCTTAACAATGCCAAGTCCAATGCTGCCTGTGCAATTGTGGCGCTCCACAACAGCCAGCTTTAAAAGATCACTTTGAGGATTTGGCTGGAAATATCCATCAATTGATTCTGTCTTTTCCACCAGGTGTCTGGTCACAATGCTGTTCGGTATAATGCCAATGATATTGCAGTCACCCTTGCCAATGCTAATACTTAAATCTTCATAGTTCAGGCTGCTGATTTTGACACTGTTCAAGATGGGTTCTGCAGGTGCAATTCTGTTTGGAACAGAATTCTTCATGGCCCCGTTTTCTGCAGCAAGTATTCCGCTCTTTAATACTTTATCAACCTTGATATTCCTGAGGTCATTAAGAAAAATCAAGTCGGCTTCATAACCGGGAGCAATAGCCCCTTTATCTTTCAGTCCGAAGCATTCTGCTGCATTCAGAGTAGCGATTTGTACCGCAAGGATAGGATCCATCCCTTCCTTAATGGCCATTCTGACATTATGGTCGATGCTGCCTTCATTGATCAGGTCATCCAGGTGCTTGTCATCTGTAACAAATAAACAGCGCCGTGCGTTTTGTTCGCTGACAGATTTGAGAAGTGACAATAAGTCTCTTGCTGCAGACCCTTCCCGCAGCATAACATACATCCCTTTCCGAATTCGGTCCAGTGCTTCTTCAGGAATGATGCATTCATGGTCTGTTCTTATGCCGGCAGCCATGTAAATATTGATTTCATCCGCATTAAGTCCTGCTGCATGCCCATCAATGCATTTCCTTTTGCTATAGGCTGCTTCCAGTTTTTTCAGCATATCATCAACGTTGTTCATAACAGCGGGATAATCCATAACTTCACCGAGCCCCAGCACTCTTGGGTGACTGTAATACTTTTCTAGATCCGTGTCACTGAGGGACGCGCCGGCATTTTCAAATGGAGTTGCAGGCACGCAGGATGGAAGCATAAAAAATACATCAAGCGGGATATCTTCCGAAGATTCCAGCATGAAATCAATGCCGTCAGTTCCGCTGACATTGGCTATTTCATGAGGGTCTGCAATCACAGTCGTTACTCCATGTGGGAGGACAACATTACTAAACTCGGCAGGAGTCACCATCGCCGACTCAATATGGACATGCCCATCAATAAAGCCGGGGGCGATATAGCTGCCCCCAGCATCAATAATTTCCTTGCCTTCATAGCTTCCTAAGCCAGCTATAAATCCATCGGAAATTGCTATGTCTTCCTCAATGATTTCACGTGTAAATACGTTTATAACTTTTCCGTTTTTAATAACCAGATCGGCAGGAGTTCTTTTGGCCGCCACATCAATTCTTTTTCGTAACGTTTCAATGGTAAGCTTCATTTGTACTCCTCGCTTTTTAAAAAATGGCCATCGTCAGATTAATGTCCGCCCATAATGAAATTAATAATAAAGGCAGCACTGACAAAATACATGATCCAATGGATTTGCTTATGCTTGCCTGTAAGAAGCTTGAGCAGTGTGTAAGAGATAAAGCCGAATGCCAGTCCCTGTGCGATACTGAAAGTTAAAGGCATGAGAACAATCGTTAAAAATACAGGAATAACATCCGTAAAGTCATCAAAGCTAATATGTTTTATTTCACTAAGCATTAAGGCGCCAACAAGAATAAGAATAGGCGCAGTGGCGACAGACGGTATGAAATAGATGAGCGGAGCAAAAATGAGCGAAAGGAAAAATAGTACAGCTACAGTTAAAGAAGTTAAGCCAGTGCGTCCGCCTTCCGAGATCCCTGTGGCGTTTTCCACATAAGCGTTTAAAGCAGTGCTTCCGAAGGCTGCACTTGCCATCGTTCCAACTGCATCTGCCTGAAGGGCACGATCCAGGTTTTCAATTTTTCCATTTTCATCTGTGAGGCCGGCTTTTCTTGATAATCCGATGAGGGTAGCTAAATTGTCAAATAATTCTACGATCGTAAAGGAAAAAATGACTGAGATGATGCCATATTTTACTGCTCCCATAATATCCATAGCTAAAAACGTCTCAGACATGCTAGGGAGATTGAGGGAAACGATGTCACCTACGGCTTTTGGATAGGCAATAAAGCCAACAATCATGGCTGCTGCACTTGTACCCAAGATACTAATAAGCAGGGCGCCTTTTACTTTCTTTGCCATTAGGAGGGCGGCAATAATTAATCCGAATAAGGCAAGAAGCGGTCCCTTGCTTGTGATGCTTCCCAGGCCGACAAATGTAGCTTCATTAGCGACCACAAGTTCTGCATTTTTCAACCCGATAAAAGCAATAAACAAACCAATTCCAACACCTATGGCTGACTTTAAGACATCCGGGACACCATCTACAATCTTCTGCCGGACTCCGGTAACAGTTAAAATTAAAAACACAATCCCCGATATAAATACAGCACCAAGCGCTGTTTGCCAGGAAAGACCCTGACCAAGTACAACTGTATAGGCAAAAAAGGCATTCAGCCCCATACCCGGGGCAACTGCTACAGGGAAATTTGCCCACAGTGCCATTAGAAGAGTACAGAAGACACTTGCGTAAATAGTTGCAGCCAATGCGGCTTCTTTTGGTATTCCTGCATCAGCTAAGATAATCGGGTTGACAAAGATGATATAACTCATTGTCATAAATGAAGTAATGCCTGCCAGTATTTCTGTCTTAACATTTGTGTTCCGTTCGGAAAGCTTAAAGAGCCGTTCTAAGAGGTTCGCATTAGAGGCAGGCGGAAGGCCCGACCCAAGATCCTTTTCAATCATCGACATGAAAGGTCACTCCTTATTCATGGTTAATGTTCATCCTGAGACACGAACTGACTTGACCATGGAATAGGCGGGAGATCTATTTTCTTGAGGTTAGATGGGTTCAATAAAAACATCCATAATTCCACCGCATATTCCGCCATCTTCATAAAACAGCCCTTTTGTTAAATCAACGCGCTTTTGAGTTGGGGTATTTGTTTGTATGACCTGAAAAGCCTTCTCAATTACTTCTGCTTCACCGCAGCCTCCGCCAATTGTTCCTTCGATTCTTCCGCAGGGGAACACAATCATTCGGCTTCCAGTTTTTCTTGGGGTAGAGCCCTTCGTGCGGATAATTGTAGCGAGTGCTGCTTTCTCACCTCCTTTCCTGATATCGAGGGTGCGCTTTATAAGCTGCATTTGGTCCATTTGCCAGCCCCCTCATGGAAACCCATTTTTGCAAATCTTTTAATTTGCGAACTTAAGGAATCTCCTGATTTTTGATTTTTCACTTTCAGAATTTCTGCCATGATACTGACTGCAATTTCTGCAGGAGTTTCAGCACCAATATCGAGACCCACAGGGGTGTATAAATTTTCAAAGCTTTCATCCGGAAAATCCCGCTGAAGTTCTTCAAATACACCCGAAATACGTCTTCTGCTGCCGATCATGCCAATATATCCTGCCTGACATTTCCTTTTTAAAAGTTCATCCAAACTGAGAACGTCATACTTATGTCCCCGGGTAAGAAGGAGAATATAAGTTTTTTCTGAAATGTCGACATGCCTGAAATAATCCAGATAGGATTGGCAAACCACTTCATTTGCATTTGGAAAGCGTTCTCTGTTTGCAAACTCTTTCCGATCATCTATTACTGTCACGAAAAATCCGAGCATACGTCCCATTTCTGCCACGGGTTCACACACATGGCCGGCACCGGCTACTATCATATGAAGAGGAGAAGGGAAGTACTCAGCAAAACATTCAACTAAACGATCCTTCCACATAAATCTCACAGTGCCGGACCGTTTTTTGGTGACCAGTTTATTGCAATGTACCAATAATAAATCCCTCACATCCAGGGGCAGAAGGGAGGCTTCAGTGCAGAAATCTCCGTCTGGCCATAATAAAGCTTTCACTCCAATGAGTTCTTCATCAGGATAATCTGTTATAGTCAGCAGAAATGTATCTTTCCGGTTTTTGATTGATTCTTCTAATCTGGCAAATAAACTGCGGCTCATCAATAGGATCACCTTGAGGATTGGACTTTTTGTTTTTTGAGATCTTTTAATGCATTAAACACTCTTTCTGGAGTAGCGGGCAGATGGCGGATTCTGGCTCCTGTTGCATCATATATGGCTGACATGATGGCAGCAATAATCGGAATCATCACCACTTCTCCGATTCCCTTCGCCCCAAAGGGCCCTGATTGTTCAGGCTCTTCTACCGGAAAGGTCTCAATCAAAGGAGTCTCTCGAATAGTAGGGATGATATAATCAGTGAAATTCCGCGTTTTATGATAACCATTTTCGATCAGTACATCTTCATAAAGGGTATAGCCGATGCCCATTACGGCTCCGCCTTCAGTCTGGCCCTCCAGCCCCTGCGGATTAATGACTTTGCCCGCATCCGGGATGGATACAACCCGCAGAACTTCTGTTTCACCTGTTAAAGTATCAACTTCCACCATCACTACATGTGTCAAATATCCGTATAAATGGTGGGGAGCACCGCCGGAACCTTTGATTTCTTCTTTTTCTTTCGGCAGGTAGAAGTGACCTTCTACTCTAGTTGCCTGATGATGATCATAAAGGTATTTATAGATAGACTTATAAGGTATGATCTCTCCATGGGCTGAAATATGGTTCGGTTTTAAGTCAATTTGAGAAGAATCTAAATTCAGCATTTCAGCAGCAGTTTGAATAAGAAGCTCAGTCATCCTGGGTGCTGCTGCCGCAACAGCTCTTCCACCGGTATAGGTAGAGCGGGATGCAGTTACAGTACCGCCATCAAGTGTTTTTTGTGTATCACCTTGAACGATTTTAATATTGCTGATATCACAGTT
It encodes the following:
- a CDS encoding glycosyl hydrolase family 18 protein, whose amino-acid sequence is MYEIETRPQKPSAKKIIFAGLLFAFTLITSSVILLLYPFASKEKVSYFKGDHPILFMGKQAGNAYIEGKTIYLPLTFLQEFVDEAIIFDEHSQSIITATTNKVVQLPSESSSYYVNEKPVKLDFSVVKQIEGNRYLAIEPLLAFYPIIYSILSDTGAVWVKKNGETFAAGKVQEKDIREELLRLRTKASLDSPYTATVSPKENVFIEQEKEDYYFIRKEDGRAGYLKKKYIKKGERKEIAISLEEAKNTVPKMEGPIQLTWEAVYTKNPNTSSIPKMADVNVISPTWFELADGKGAIKNLGSKDYAKWAKKQGYQIWGLFSNAFDPELTHEAFGVFETRQNMIRQLLHFSQLYELNGINLDIENVNPEDGPFITQFVREATPYFHDAGLVVSMDITFISSSGNWSAFYERDKLARIADYMVVMAYDEHWGSSQVAGSVASLPWVEKNLKLLLEVVPNEKLILGVPLYTRLWEQKSNGDVSSKALSMGKVKEWLSQNKITPVYDPVSGQNYAEHYSEKDKVTYKVWLEDEISLTKRAELAKKYHLAGVASWSRYFADETAWSALTLTNKEAAKK
- the ade gene encoding adenine deaminase, which gives rise to MKLTIETLRKRIDVAAKRTPADLVIKNGKVINVFTREIIEEDIAISDGFIAGLGSYEGKEIIDAGGSYIAPGFIDGHVHIESAMVTPAEFSNVVLPHGVTTVIADPHEIANVSGTDGIDFMLESSEDIPLDVFFMLPSCVPATPFENAGASLSDTDLEKYYSHPRVLGLGEVMDYPAVMNNVDDMLKKLEAAYSKRKCIDGHAAGLNADEINIYMAAGIRTDHECIIPEEALDRIRKGMYVMLREGSAARDLLSLLKSVSEQNARRCLFVTDDKHLDDLINEGSIDHNVRMAIKEGMDPILAVQIATLNAAECFGLKDKGAIAPGYEADLIFLNDLRNIKVDKVLKSGILAAENGAMKNSVPNRIAPAEPILNSVKISSLNYEDLSISIGKGDCNIIGIIPNSIVTRHLVEKTESIDGYFQPNPQSDLLKLAVVERHNCTGSIGLGIVKGLGITRGGIASTVAHDSHNIVAAGTSDEDLLAAIKHTEAMSGGLAVVQDGKILAELPLPIAGLMTDRDSSFIHARLSQLNHALMTIGCSMEFNPFLTLSFLALPVIPELKLTDKGLFSVKSFSHIKAEAEK
- a CDS encoding XdhC family protein, whose protein sequence is MDQMQLIKRTLDIRKGGEKAALATIIRTKGSTPRKTGSRMIVFPCGRIEGTIGGGCGEAEVIEKAFQVIQTNTPTQKRVDLTKGLFYEDGGICGGIMDVFIEPI
- a CDS encoding XdhC family protein, producing MSRSLFARLEESIKNRKDTFLLTITDYPDEELIGVKALLWPDGDFCTEASLLPLDVRDLLLVHCNKLVTKKRSGTVRFMWKDRLVECFAEYFPSPLHMIVAGAGHVCEPVAEMGRMLGFFVTVIDDRKEFANRERFPNANEVVCQSYLDYFRHVDISEKTYILLLTRGHKYDVLSLDELLKRKCQAGYIGMIGSRRRISGVFEELQRDFPDESFENLYTPVGLDIGAETPAEIAVSIMAEILKVKNQKSGDSLSSQIKRFAKMGFHEGAGKWTKCSL
- a CDS encoding NCS2 family permease gives rise to the protein MSMIEKDLGSGLPPASNANLLERLFKLSERNTNVKTEILAGITSFMTMSYIIFVNPIILADAGIPKEAALAATIYASVFCTLLMALWANFPVAVAPGMGLNAFFAYTVVLGQGLSWQTALGAVFISGIVFLILTVTGVRQKIVDGVPDVLKSAIGVGIGLFIAFIGLKNAELVVANEATFVGLGSITSKGPLLALFGLIIAALLMAKKVKGALLISILGTSAAAMIVGFIAYPKAVGDIVSLNLPSMSETFLAMDIMGAVKYGIISVIFSFTIVELFDNLATLIGLSRKAGLTDENGKIENLDRALQADAVGTMASAAFGSTALNAYVENATGISEGGRTGLTSLTVAVLFFLSLIFAPLIYFIPSVATAPILILVGALMLSEIKHISFDDFTDVIPVFLTIVLMPLTFSIAQGLAFGFISYTLLKLLTGKHKQIHWIMYFVSAAFIINFIMGGH